In Phacochoerus africanus isolate WHEZ1 chromosome 14, ROS_Pafr_v1, whole genome shotgun sequence, one genomic interval encodes:
- the RPRML gene encoding reprimo-like protein, producing the protein MNTTFLNHSGLEAAGGLGGGGEAALGNRSHGLGTWLGCCPGGAPLSTSDGVPAGLEPDERSLWVSRVAQIAVLCVLSLTVVFGVFFLGCNLLIKSESMINFLMQERRPSKDVGAAILGLY; encoded by the coding sequence ATGAACACGACCTTCTTGAACCACAGTGGCCTGGAAGCGGCAGGTGGCTTGGGCGGCGGTGGAGAAGCCGCCCTCGGGAACCGCAGCCACGGGCTGGGCACGTGGCTGGGCTGCTGCCCCGGGGGCGCGCCGCTGTCCACCAGCGACGGAGTCCCGGCGGGGCTGGAGCCAGACGAACGCAGCCTGTGGGTGTCGCGCGTGGCGCAGATCGCCGTGCTCTGCGTGCTGTCGCTAACCGTGGTCTTTGGCGTTTTCTTCCTGGGCTGCAACCTGCTCATCAAGTCCGAGAGCATGATTAACTTTCTGATGCAGGAGCGCCGGCCCTCCAAGGACGTGGGCGCTGCCATCCTCGGGCTGTACTGA